The proteins below come from a single Anolis sagrei isolate rAnoSag1 chromosome 8, rAnoSag1.mat, whole genome shotgun sequence genomic window:
- the TRAPPC2L gene encoding trafficking protein particle complex subunit 2-like protein, producing MAVCIAVIAKENYPLYIKSVPTENELKFHYTVHTSLDVVDEKISAMGKALVDQRELYLGLLYPTEDYKVYGYVTNSKVKFVMVVDSSNTALRDNEIRSMFRKLHNSYTDVMCNPFYNPGDQIQSRAFDNIVTSMMVQVC from the exons ATGGCGGTGTGCATTGCTGTCATCGCCAAGGAG AATTACCCCCTTTACATCAAGAGCGTCCCCACAGAGAACGAGCTGAAGTTCCACTACACGGTGCACACGTCACTGGATGTGGTGGACGAGAAGATTTCGGCCATGGGAAAGGCGCTGGTGGACCAGAGGGAGCTCTACCTGGGGCTGCTGTACCCCACGGAGGACTACAAAGT ATACGGCTATGTCACCAATTCCAAGGTGaagtttgtgatggtggtggattCTTCCAACACGGCACTCCGAGACAACGAAATCCGAAGT ATGTTCCGGAAGCTGCACAATTCTTACACGGACGTCATGTGCAACCCCTTTTATAACCCTGGGGACCAGATCCAATCCAG GGCCTTTGACAACATAGTGACATCCATGATGGTGCAGGTTTGCTGA